From Primulina huaijiensis isolate GDHJ02 chromosome 15, ASM1229523v2, whole genome shotgun sequence, one genomic window encodes:
- the LOC140959333 gene encoding uncharacterized mitochondrial protein AtMg00860-like produces MDTEFVVIPFGLTNAPTAFMDMMHRIFQPFLHKFVVIFIDDILIFSRSHEEHAQHLRLILKTLKEHQLYAKFSKCEFWLEKVSFLGHFISGKGLEVDPPKIEAISRWKQPINITEIKSFLGLAGYYRRFIKDFVKIAVLLTQLTRKDNPFLWNDECEKIFCKLKEMLTSAPVLALPEGTEGFLVYTDASK; encoded by the coding sequence ATGGACACTGAGTTTGTGGTAATTCCATTCGGATTAACCAACGCTCCTACAGCTTTCATGGATATGATGCATCGAATATTTCAACCATTCTTGCACAAATTCGTAGTCATATTCATAGATGACATCTTGATATTTTCAAGAAGTCATGAGGAACATGCTCAACATTTACGATTGATTCTCAAAACTTTGAAAGAGCATCAATTGTATgccaaattcagtaagtgtgaattttggctagAAAAAGTGTCATTTCTTGGCCACTTTATCTCTGGGAAAGGACTGGAAGTAGATCCTCCAAAAATAGAAGCCATATCTCGCTGGAAACAACCAATCAACATCACAGAAATTAAAAGTTTTCTCGGCTTAGCAGGATACTACCgaagattcattaaagattttgtGAAAATTGCTGTTCTCCTGACACAGCTAACTCGCAAAGACAACCCTTTCCTGTGGAATGATGAGTGCGAGAAAATTTTTtgcaaattaaaagaaatgCTTACTAGTGCACCTGTATTAGCTTTACCAGAAGGGACAGAAGGATTTTTGGTTTACACAGATGCCTCAAAATAA